One window from the genome of Antricoccus suffuscus encodes:
- the serA gene encoding phosphoglycerate dehydrogenase — protein MTTTTHVYRLSPEIRDQVRRAGAGAEGSAVPNELQMNAAHIPSDEIRVLLLENIHPDAVTVLEGAGFQVETTSGSLSEAELIERVKGVHLLGIRSNTKITEKVLDAADSLLAIGAFCIGTNQIDLGAATSRGVTVFNAPYSNTRSVVELVIGEIISLARRLPRKNKNMHDGIWDKSATGSHEVRGRKLGIVGYGNIGSQLSVVAEALGFAVSFYDTADKLALGNARKVDTLDQLLAENDVITLHVDGRPGNAGLFGAAEFAKMKDRALFLNLSRGMVVDHHALREHVLSGHIAGAAVDVFPEEPKNRGDEFVSDLRGLDNVILTPHVGGSTEEAQIHIGNFVAGKFKAFVEDGSTSLAVNMPTLDLPEREGSRRIVHTHQNTPGVLAAINQVLADHGANIEGQFLGTRGDVGYVITDIGCEIEPAVIKELAAMSQTIRLRVLS, from the coding sequence GTGACGACGACAACCCACGTTTACCGACTGTCCCCCGAGATCCGTGACCAAGTACGCCGCGCCGGCGCCGGCGCAGAAGGATCGGCCGTGCCTAACGAACTTCAGATGAACGCCGCGCACATCCCGAGTGATGAGATTCGGGTGCTGCTGCTGGAGAACATCCACCCCGACGCAGTCACCGTGCTCGAAGGCGCGGGCTTCCAGGTCGAGACCACCTCGGGCTCGCTGTCCGAGGCCGAGCTGATCGAGCGGGTCAAAGGTGTCCACCTTCTGGGTATCCGTTCCAACACGAAGATCACCGAGAAGGTGCTCGACGCGGCCGACAGCCTGCTCGCAATCGGCGCGTTCTGCATCGGCACCAATCAAATCGACCTCGGCGCCGCGACCAGCCGCGGCGTGACCGTCTTCAACGCGCCGTACTCCAACACCCGCTCGGTAGTCGAGCTTGTGATTGGCGAGATCATCTCGCTGGCCCGCCGCCTCCCACGCAAGAACAAGAACATGCACGACGGTATCTGGGACAAGTCGGCGACCGGCAGCCACGAAGTGCGCGGCCGCAAGCTGGGAATCGTCGGCTACGGCAACATCGGGTCGCAGCTGTCCGTGGTCGCTGAAGCCCTCGGGTTCGCGGTGTCCTTCTACGACACCGCCGACAAGCTCGCGCTCGGCAACGCCAGGAAGGTCGACACCCTCGATCAGTTGCTGGCCGAAAACGACGTGATCACCCTGCACGTCGACGGCCGTCCAGGCAATGCCGGGCTGTTCGGGGCGGCGGAGTTCGCGAAGATGAAGGACCGTGCGTTATTCCTCAACCTCTCGCGCGGCATGGTCGTGGACCATCACGCCCTGCGCGAGCATGTCCTTAGCGGGCACATCGCCGGCGCGGCCGTGGACGTGTTTCCGGAGGAGCCGAAGAACCGTGGCGACGAGTTCGTCTCCGACCTGCGCGGCCTGGACAACGTCATCCTGACCCCGCACGTGGGCGGGTCGACCGAAGAGGCGCAGATCCACATCGGCAACTTCGTGGCGGGCAAGTTCAAGGCATTCGTCGAAGACGGCAGCACCTCGCTCGCGGTCAACATGCCGACGCTCGACCTTCCCGAGCGCGAAGGTAGTCGGCGGATCGTGCACACGCACCAAAACACCCCCGGCGTACTGGCCGCGATCAACCAGGTGCTGGCCGATCACGGCGCCAATATCGAGGGGCAGTTCCTGGGCACCCGCGGCGACGTCGGTTACGTGATCACCGATATCGGCTGCGAAATCGAGCCGGCCGTCATCAAGGAGCTCGCCGCGATGTCGCAGACGATCCGGCTGCGTGTCCTTTCGTAG
- a CDS encoding pirin family protein — MPAITVPDITVVPRIPAVDRTSQVARPVKSITTSPRGFEGEGFPVRRAFAGVGLQDLDPFVHMDQMGEVEYAPGEAKGTPWHPHRGFETVTYMIDGIMDHGDSLGSKGSITDGDTQWMTAGSGILHIEAPPEHLVVSGGLFHGLQLWVNLPAADKMAQPRYQDLVSADTALATTSDGGALIRVVAGQVGHIHGPGATYTPITFSHTTVSAGASVELPWRQDFNALVYVLSGRGTVGADKRPIEAGQLAVFGPGDFIEFAAGRPVDGRTPDLDVVVLGGRPIKEPVAMYGPFVMNTKAELITAFEDYQAGRLGQVPAVHGAELRTTED; from the coding sequence ATGCCTGCGATCACCGTTCCTGACATCACCGTCGTACCTCGCATTCCTGCCGTTGACCGCACCTCCCAGGTCGCGCGTCCGGTGAAGAGCATTACTACGTCGCCCCGCGGTTTCGAGGGTGAAGGTTTCCCGGTACGCCGCGCCTTTGCCGGCGTAGGCCTGCAGGATCTCGACCCGTTCGTGCACATGGACCAGATGGGCGAGGTCGAATACGCGCCAGGCGAGGCGAAAGGTACGCCGTGGCACCCGCACCGCGGTTTCGAGACCGTCACCTACATGATCGACGGCATCATGGACCACGGGGATTCGCTGGGTAGCAAGGGAAGTATCACCGACGGTGACACCCAATGGATGACCGCTGGTTCGGGGATTCTGCACATCGAGGCGCCGCCGGAGCACCTCGTCGTCTCGGGTGGTCTGTTCCACGGGCTGCAGCTTTGGGTCAACCTGCCGGCGGCCGACAAGATGGCGCAACCGCGCTACCAGGACCTCGTGTCCGCGGACACCGCGCTGGCGACAACCTCCGACGGCGGCGCCCTCATCCGGGTCGTCGCGGGTCAGGTCGGCCACATCCACGGTCCGGGTGCGACGTACACGCCGATCACGTTCTCGCACACCACCGTCTCCGCCGGAGCGTCGGTCGAGCTTCCGTGGCGGCAAGATTTCAACGCGCTCGTCTACGTACTATCCGGACGGGGCACCGTCGGGGCCGACAAGCGGCCGATCGAGGCTGGGCAACTCGCCGTCTTCGGCCCGGGCGACTTCATCGAGTTCGCCGCCGGACGGCCGGTCGATGGACGTACGCCGGACCTCGATGTCGTCGTACTCGGTGGGCGTCCGATCAAGGAACCGGTCGCGATGTATGGCCCGTTCGTCATGAACACCAAGGCCGAGCTCATCACCGCGTTCGAGGACTACCAGGCCGGGCGACTCGGTCAGGTGCCCGCCGTACACGGCGCCGAACTGCGCACGACCGAGGACTAA
- the sfnG gene encoding dimethylsulfone monooxygenase SfnG translates to MAIDLQSRLADPLKFAYWVPNVSGGLVISTIEQRTSWDFDYNKKLARIAENSGFEYALTQARYAASYGADKQHEATSFSLALLAATERLKVIAAVHPGMWHPGVLAKYVITADHISNGRAAVNIVSGWLKDEFVNFGLPWLEHDERYVRTEEFIRALRGLWTETDYSQHGKYYDISNFTLNPPPVDVPGRAHPEVFFGGNSTAAQATAGRVADWYFSNGKDLEGFSENIGGVVASAQESGRAPRFGLNGFVIARDTQKEARETLREIVAKAHKPAVEGFRDSVQEAGASTTDNKGMWADSSYEDLVQYNDGFKTELIGTPEQIAERIVEYKKRGVNLILTCYLHFQEEVEQFGREILPIVRELEADLALANGLELRAVEAAPALPVG, encoded by the coding sequence ATGGCTATCGATCTTCAATCACGACTCGCCGATCCGCTGAAGTTCGCCTACTGGGTGCCTAATGTCTCCGGTGGCCTGGTCATCAGCACGATCGAGCAGCGCACCAGCTGGGACTTCGACTACAACAAGAAGCTTGCCCGAATCGCCGAGAACAGCGGCTTCGAGTACGCGCTCACTCAGGCCAGGTACGCCGCGTCGTACGGCGCCGACAAGCAGCATGAGGCGACCAGTTTTTCACTTGCGTTGCTCGCGGCCACCGAACGGCTCAAGGTGATCGCGGCGGTGCATCCGGGCATGTGGCATCCCGGTGTGCTGGCCAAGTACGTCATCACCGCCGACCACATCTCGAACGGCCGCGCGGCGGTCAACATCGTGTCGGGTTGGCTGAAGGACGAGTTCGTGAATTTCGGGCTGCCGTGGCTCGAGCACGACGAACGCTACGTGCGGACCGAAGAGTTCATCCGGGCCCTTCGCGGACTGTGGACCGAGACGGACTACTCGCAGCACGGAAAGTACTACGACATCAGCAATTTCACCCTCAATCCGCCGCCGGTCGACGTGCCTGGTCGGGCCCACCCGGAGGTCTTCTTTGGTGGTAACTCGACCGCCGCGCAGGCGACGGCCGGGCGCGTCGCGGACTGGTACTTCTCCAACGGTAAAGATCTCGAGGGATTCTCTGAGAACATCGGCGGCGTCGTCGCCTCGGCGCAGGAGTCCGGGCGCGCACCCCGATTCGGCTTGAACGGATTCGTGATTGCCCGCGACACCCAGAAGGAAGCCCGAGAGACGCTGCGCGAGATCGTCGCGAAGGCCCATAAGCCTGCGGTAGAAGGATTCCGCGACTCGGTGCAGGAGGCCGGTGCATCCACTACAGACAACAAGGGGATGTGGGCCGACTCGTCGTACGAGGATTTGGTGCAGTACAACGATGGTTTCAAGACCGAGCTGATCGGTACGCCGGAGCAGATCGCCGAACGTATCGTGGAATACAAGAAGCGTGGCGTCAACCTGATCTTGACCTGCTACTTGCACTTCCAGGAGGAGGTGGAGCAGTTCGGCCGGGAGATCCTCCCCATCGTGCGAGAGTTGGAAGCCGACCTCGCGCTCGCAAATGGCCTCGAACTCCGTGCAGTCGAGGCGGCGCCTGCCCTGCCCGTCGGCTAG
- a CDS encoding NAD-dependent epimerase/dehydratase family protein, with protein MRVLITGGTGIIGTRLAKLLLDAGDQVRLFDASPSPLSDDLAAAEVITGDVCSLDSLAAALDGVDRVVHLAFKLGSESSDDALTAAYVNVVGTTNLLDAARAARTAQVLMASSVAVFGSDAMYDEADFPLTESAAPYGCPGLPTYGAGKIYMEKLADLYRERYGMFVAGLRPSIVYGYGRKAGATSWMAQLVENPVTGVPASVGFADAAVSLVSVDDVAMQLHALLQTSPDDFGGTWFPNTGGDTTTIAQVADIVRDLVPGAEISLTSEGERDVSGLASRTDESAITRIIGRGRAHSPIETGIAAYVEEARRHLSKN; from the coding sequence GTGAGAGTCCTGATCACTGGCGGCACAGGCATCATCGGCACGCGGCTGGCGAAGCTGCTCCTCGACGCCGGAGATCAGGTACGACTGTTCGACGCGTCGCCGTCACCGCTTAGCGACGATCTGGCCGCCGCCGAAGTGATAACCGGCGATGTGTGTTCCCTCGACTCACTCGCTGCAGCGCTTGATGGAGTCGACCGCGTCGTACATCTCGCCTTCAAGCTCGGTTCCGAAAGCAGCGACGACGCGCTGACCGCGGCGTACGTCAATGTCGTCGGTACGACGAACCTTCTCGACGCGGCCCGCGCCGCGCGCACCGCTCAGGTGCTGATGGCGAGTTCGGTCGCGGTTTTCGGCTCCGACGCGATGTACGACGAGGCGGACTTCCCACTCACCGAGTCCGCGGCGCCGTACGGCTGCCCGGGGCTTCCGACGTACGGCGCGGGCAAGATATATATGGAGAAACTTGCCGACCTCTATCGTGAGCGCTACGGCATGTTCGTAGCGGGACTGCGGCCCAGTATTGTTTACGGCTACGGTCGCAAGGCAGGTGCCACCAGCTGGATGGCGCAGTTGGTGGAGAACCCCGTCACCGGCGTACCCGCCTCAGTGGGGTTCGCCGACGCGGCCGTCAGCCTGGTGTCTGTCGACGATGTGGCGATGCAGCTTCACGCTCTCCTGCAGACTTCGCCTGACGACTTCGGCGGCACCTGGTTTCCCAATACAGGCGGCGATACGACAACCATCGCCCAGGTGGCCGATATCGTCCGGGACTTGGTGCCCGGCGCCGAGATCAGCCTGACGAGCGAGGGCGAACGCGACGTGTCGGGACTCGCCTCACGCACCGACGAGTCGGCGATCACCCGAATCATTGGTCGCGGCCGCGCGCATAGCCCAATCGAGACGGGCATTGCGGCGTACGTCGAAGAAGCGCGCCGCCACCTGAGCAAGAACTGA
- a CDS encoding DUF2231 domain-containing protein, protein MSNQASQAKQPVSAALAGPYGHPFHPMLVTVPIGAWVASLVFDIASLIVSKPGFLVQGAEWLIAIGVLGALAAAMVGFLDMFAIPTGTPAFRTALLHMSLNLAVTVAYGVNFAWRFGFSSDGNAVGTWQLVLSAVSLATLAGSGYLGGKLAYRYGVRVADEVTQAEGFAKDRDPGQARHSKTAALPSTTPAANNPKDQSVRPAVHTNR, encoded by the coding sequence ATGTCTAATCAGGCCAGCCAAGCAAAGCAACCGGTGAGCGCCGCGCTCGCGGGCCCATACGGACATCCCTTCCACCCGATGCTGGTGACCGTCCCGATCGGCGCCTGGGTCGCGAGTCTCGTCTTTGACATTGCGTCCCTCATCGTCAGCAAGCCAGGATTCTTAGTTCAGGGCGCGGAATGGCTGATCGCAATCGGCGTACTCGGCGCCTTGGCGGCCGCGATGGTCGGCTTCCTGGACATGTTCGCGATTCCGACCGGTACGCCGGCGTTCCGCACGGCGCTGCTGCACATGAGCCTCAACCTCGCCGTCACCGTGGCCTACGGGGTCAATTTCGCCTGGCGTTTCGGCTTCTCCAGCGACGGGAACGCCGTCGGCACCTGGCAACTGGTGCTGTCCGCAGTATCGCTCGCCACACTGGCCGGGTCGGGTTACCTCGGCGGCAAACTCGCGTACCGGTACGGCGTACGGGTGGCAGATGAAGTCACCCAGGCCGAAGGGTTCGCGAAGGACAGAGATCCCGGGCAGGCCAGGCATTCAAAAACCGCGGCCCTCCCCAGCACTACCCCCGCCGCCAACAACCCGAAGGACCAGTCCGTCCGCCCCGCCGTACACACCAACCGGTAG
- a CDS encoding helix-turn-helix transcriptional regulator, producing the protein MKESNSEGSVDPVRAVSALDDPSRRKIYQYARDARRPISREQAAEAVGISRKLAIFHLDKLVEVGLLVTHYDAGNRVRKVGRTPKVYEPAAIDIAVTIPERQYGALAEILVQALVTERPGETARDAASRAAHERGRLFGESARSDLRGGKLGPERALTLAESALRGRGFEPYRESPACVRLANCPFHPLAERETEAVCGINYEFLRGFLSGAGASRVEAVQAPRPGECCVQLQAASG; encoded by the coding sequence GTGAAGGAATCGAATTCAGAGGGATCGGTTGACCCCGTTCGAGCGGTGTCGGCCCTGGACGACCCGTCGCGCCGGAAGATTTATCAGTACGCGCGCGATGCTCGGCGCCCGATCAGCAGGGAGCAGGCCGCAGAAGCGGTCGGCATTTCCCGCAAGCTCGCGATTTTCCATCTCGACAAGCTCGTCGAGGTGGGGCTCCTCGTGACGCATTACGACGCGGGCAACCGAGTCCGCAAGGTCGGTCGCACGCCCAAGGTCTATGAGCCGGCCGCCATCGACATTGCGGTAACCATCCCCGAGCGCCAGTACGGCGCGCTGGCGGAAATCCTCGTGCAGGCGCTCGTGACGGAGCGTCCGGGAGAGACTGCCCGTGATGCCGCCTCTCGAGCCGCCCACGAACGTGGACGCCTATTCGGAGAGTCGGCTCGGTCCGATCTGCGCGGCGGGAAGCTGGGCCCTGAGCGGGCACTCACGCTCGCGGAGTCCGCGCTGCGGGGCCGCGGATTCGAACCGTATCGGGAGAGTCCGGCATGTGTGCGGTTGGCTAACTGCCCGTTTCACCCGCTGGCGGAACGCGAGACTGAGGCGGTCTGCGGCATCAACTATGAATTCCTCAGGGGATTCCTCAGCGGTGCCGGAGCCAGCCGGGTGGAGGCGGTCCAGGCTCCGCGACCTGGCGAGTGCTGCGTGCAGCTGCAGGCCGCATCCGGGTAG
- a CDS encoding TetR/AcrR family transcriptional regulator: MSSSEAVKTTRPRNRKSQIVAAAADLFRVHGYHGVALADVADAVGISAPALYRHVRNKQELLLTTVQGGFNSLDGAARRSTDVDGLVTALVTLSMTRSGLAGLWQREARHLPDEEHAALRAQLTDLVKHMAGLLRAERNDLTDANAELVAWSLLGVLASLAARRVDLPSRRLEHVARQVAYAVVRCDVRADPAAKLVNRRSHRSDSESRREQLLNAAAELFDRRGFGSVSMNDIGSAVGIAGPSVYKHFAGKADLLAAVMVRGYERLHAGLPQVHAAPDPRTALTILMRSHIDFSVQNSYLIGLLISERDQLPDKERAASVRAQKDYLDVWVRIVDRALPGREPGELQLMVNAAFTVINNLVRTGRTNRRSDLADRLTELTLAIVATDL, encoded by the coding sequence ATGTCGAGCAGCGAAGCGGTCAAAACCACCCGGCCACGAAATCGCAAGAGTCAGATCGTGGCCGCGGCGGCCGACCTTTTCCGGGTCCACGGATATCACGGCGTTGCGCTAGCCGATGTAGCGGACGCGGTCGGGATTTCCGCCCCGGCGCTCTACCGGCATGTCCGCAACAAACAGGAGCTCCTTTTGACCACCGTCCAGGGCGGCTTCAACTCCCTGGACGGGGCCGCCCGCCGGTCCACCGACGTCGACGGTCTCGTGACGGCTCTGGTGACCCTGTCTATGACGCGCAGTGGTCTGGCAGGACTCTGGCAACGCGAGGCGCGTCATCTGCCTGATGAGGAACATGCGGCGCTGAGGGCTCAGCTCACCGACCTGGTCAAGCACATGGCCGGGCTGCTCCGCGCCGAGCGGAACGACCTCACCGATGCCAATGCGGAACTTGTCGCATGGTCACTCCTCGGCGTACTCGCAAGTCTGGCCGCGCGGCGCGTTGACCTACCGTCGCGCCGACTCGAACACGTGGCCCGGCAAGTGGCGTACGCCGTCGTACGCTGCGACGTGCGCGCGGACCCGGCAGCCAAGCTAGTCAACCGTAGGAGTCACCGATCCGATTCCGAGTCGCGCCGCGAACAGCTACTCAACGCCGCCGCCGAGCTGTTTGATCGTCGGGGATTCGGGTCCGTCAGCATGAACGACATCGGCTCTGCGGTGGGTATCGCCGGGCCGAGTGTCTATAAGCACTTCGCCGGCAAGGCGGACCTGTTGGCCGCGGTTATGGTGCGCGGATACGAGCGGTTACACGCGGGGCTTCCGCAGGTACACGCCGCCCCGGATCCACGCACCGCGCTGACAATCCTCATGCGGTCGCATATCGACTTCTCGGTCCAGAACAGCTACCTGATCGGCCTACTGATCAGCGAACGCGACCAGCTCCCCGACAAGGAACGGGCCGCGTCTGTTCGAGCCCAGAAGGACTATCTCGACGTGTGGGTGCGGATTGTCGACCGGGCGCTCCCCGGTCGCGAGCCCGGCGAGCTGCAGTTGATGGTGAATGCCGCCTTCACCGTCATCAATAACCTCGTGCGCACCGGCCGCACAAACCGCCGGTCCGACCTCGCGGATCGCCTGACCGAACTCACGCTGGCCATTGTCGCTACCGACCTCTAG
- a CDS encoding acyl-CoA dehydrogenase family protein: MQRTIYNEDHEAFRSTIRSFIAKEVTPNYAEWQSIGYVPHDFYKKLGETGATAFDVPEEYGGAGKTSYKYQAVMTEETARAAVSFGNYNISTGIIVPYLLNLANEEQKKRWFPGVASGELMLAIAMTEPGTGSDLAGIKTNARRDGGDFILNGAKTFITGSSQADLIIVVARTSPPSGDNRREGLSLLVMDTTSTGFEVGRRLDKIGLKSSDTCELSFTDVHIPSENLLGEEGKAFSYLGNNLPRERLSIAVQSYALAMSAIEHTIAYVKDRQIFEKPLSGFQNTKFVLAECAAEVEAAEAMVDKAIELDDAGELTAVDAAKCKLFCTEMAGRVADKCLQLHGGYGYVLEYPIAQLYSDTRVSRIYGGTSEVMKTIIAKSLGL, translated from the coding sequence GTGCAACGCACGATCTATAACGAAGACCACGAGGCATTCCGGTCCACTATTCGCAGTTTCATCGCCAAGGAGGTCACGCCTAACTACGCGGAGTGGCAGTCCATCGGCTACGTGCCGCACGACTTCTACAAGAAGCTCGGCGAGACCGGCGCGACGGCGTTCGACGTTCCCGAGGAGTACGGCGGCGCCGGCAAGACCAGCTATAAGTACCAGGCGGTCATGACCGAGGAGACTGCTCGGGCGGCGGTGTCGTTCGGTAACTACAACATCTCCACCGGCATCATCGTGCCGTATCTGCTCAACCTGGCAAACGAGGAGCAGAAGAAGCGGTGGTTCCCGGGCGTGGCCAGCGGTGAGCTGATGTTGGCGATCGCGATGACCGAGCCGGGCACCGGCTCAGACCTGGCTGGCATCAAGACCAACGCGCGCCGCGACGGAGGCGACTTCATCCTCAACGGCGCCAAGACCTTCATCACCGGCAGCTCGCAGGCCGACCTAATCATCGTCGTCGCCCGTACGTCGCCGCCGAGCGGCGACAATCGCCGTGAGGGCCTGTCGCTGCTGGTCATGGACACCACGTCGACAGGTTTCGAGGTGGGTCGCAGGCTGGACAAGATCGGCCTGAAGTCAAGCGATACATGCGAACTCTCATTCACCGACGTACACATCCCGTCCGAGAACCTCCTCGGCGAAGAAGGCAAGGCGTTTTCCTACCTGGGCAACAACCTGCCGCGGGAGCGACTGTCCATCGCCGTCCAGAGCTACGCGCTGGCGATGTCGGCGATTGAGCACACCATCGCGTACGTCAAGGACCGGCAAATCTTCGAGAAGCCTCTTTCCGGGTTTCAAAACACGAAGTTCGTCCTCGCCGAGTGCGCGGCCGAGGTCGAAGCCGCCGAGGCGATGGTCGACAAGGCGATCGAGCTGGATGATGCGGGCGAGCTGACCGCCGTCGACGCGGCGAAGTGCAAATTGTTCTGCACTGAGATGGCTGGCCGAGTCGCGGACAAATGCCTGCAGCTACACGGCGGATACGGCTACGTACTCGAGTACCCAATCGCGCAGCTCTACTCCGACACTCGCGTATCGCGAATCTACGGCGGGACCAGCGAGGTCATGAAGACGATCATCGCTAAGTCACTCGGTCTGTAA
- a CDS encoding 6-phospho-beta-glucosidase, translating to MQLTIIGGGGFRTPLVYRALLDDPTRLIDRVVLVDTDVRRLGVIESVLAGFAHGRPWSPRVVATTDLRSGLAGAAFVFSAIRPGGPEGREYDENIPLRHGVLGQETVGIGGILFALRSIPAMLDIARAVVDVAPEAWLINFTNPAGMVTEALHSVLGDRVIGICDSPASLVRRVGRALNIPVGQEKFDYVGLNHLGWLRSIRHDSGPDLLPALLADKPSLESFEEGQLFGSQLLRSLGCIPNEYLHYFYYAADVLASVSGTTSRASYLRAQQSDFYAAARANSSPASVWQSAVDERNRTYMAVSREAAGADERHPDDVEGGGYEQIALAVMRAIATNGDETLILNVRNAGAVPDLDNDAVVEIPTVVGKSGPIALPVGVLSDHQVGLMREIKAVERATIDAATTGSLGSAYAALAMHPLNGSFARATRILDEWLPHFPDVTVRLH from the coding sequence GTGCAACTCACGATCATCGGAGGCGGCGGTTTTCGTACTCCTCTTGTATATCGAGCACTTCTCGACGACCCAACGCGCCTAATCGACCGCGTCGTACTCGTTGACACCGACGTACGACGACTCGGCGTTATCGAGTCCGTCCTTGCCGGTTTCGCTCATGGGCGCCCGTGGAGCCCGCGGGTAGTCGCGACGACGGACCTGCGTTCAGGACTCGCCGGTGCCGCATTTGTGTTCTCCGCGATCCGGCCCGGCGGCCCTGAGGGGCGAGAGTACGACGAAAATATCCCGCTGCGCCACGGCGTACTCGGGCAGGAGACGGTCGGCATCGGCGGCATACTCTTTGCCCTCCGGTCGATCCCAGCGATGCTCGACATCGCCCGCGCGGTGGTGGACGTGGCTCCCGAAGCGTGGCTGATCAACTTCACCAACCCCGCCGGGATGGTGACCGAGGCGCTGCACTCCGTGCTCGGGGATCGAGTGATCGGCATCTGCGACTCCCCCGCCTCTCTGGTACGCCGAGTCGGCCGCGCACTGAATATCCCCGTCGGACAGGAAAAGTTCGACTACGTCGGCCTTAATCATCTTGGCTGGCTGCGCTCGATTCGCCACGACTCGGGCCCGGACCTGCTCCCGGCGCTGCTAGCTGACAAGCCCTCGCTCGAGTCGTTCGAAGAGGGGCAGCTGTTCGGGTCCCAACTCTTGCGCTCGCTTGGCTGCATCCCGAACGAATACCTGCACTACTTCTACTACGCGGCCGACGTACTCGCATCGGTGAGCGGTACGACGTCGCGCGCGTCGTACCTGCGCGCGCAACAGTCCGACTTCTACGCGGCCGCGCGGGCCAACTCCTCACCGGCGAGCGTGTGGCAGAGCGCCGTGGACGAGCGAAATCGCACCTATATGGCGGTTTCGCGCGAGGCTGCCGGCGCGGACGAACGACACCCCGACGATGTCGAGGGCGGGGGTTACGAGCAGATCGCGTTGGCGGTCATGCGCGCCATCGCCACCAATGGCGACGAGACGCTCATACTCAATGTGCGCAACGCCGGCGCCGTACCGGATCTCGATAATGACGCCGTCGTCGAAATACCTACTGTCGTGGGAAAGTCGGGCCCCATCGCGCTGCCGGTCGGCGTACTCTCCGATCACCAGGTCGGCCTCATGCGCGAGATCAAGGCCGTCGAACGCGCGACGATCGACGCCGCGACGACCGGCAGTCTCGGCTCGGCGTACGCCGCCCTGGCCATGCACCCGCTAAACGGCTCGTTTGCCCGCGCGACGCGCATTCTCGACGAGTGGCTCCCGCATTTCCCCGACGTCACGGTCCGCCTCCACTAG
- a CDS encoding AI-2E family transporter has product MPEQSPAAGEHDEMKSGPTTSRQHRRDTGAAGKFRERLARARATAKETVDEDFAPDLNAEPIPRAVKLTAGWAIRLVVIGIAIYLLMWLLTQLTVVVVPVVISLLVAALLTPLVRLLRRAGLPGVLPAILAFLAGIAFIGGLIALIVQEFVGNYQTVYTTVQRGVNELISWLADGPLHMDTSQLGQTINKALAKLQANPDEVVNGTLNVVSTTGSALSGLLLTLFTTYFFLADGDTMWRWVSKLFPTGARWKVNRAGRRAWDVLVSYMSVTLLVALIVGIATWIACKIAGVPLALSAGLIAFIFAFIPTLGGLISSIVVVLLTLVSTNLTTAIVMALVMIGIQTVQGNFIYPLLMNRQLKIHPLASLLLVVLGAVLGGIFGALIAVPLAAVINTGWLDLLRASQGLPQSTEAVQLGLDSGDEDGSLFDPTIDAPE; this is encoded by the coding sequence GCCAAGGAAACCGTCGACGAAGACTTCGCGCCGGACCTGAACGCCGAACCGATCCCCCGAGCGGTGAAACTCACGGCCGGCTGGGCGATCCGGCTGGTTGTCATCGGCATTGCCATCTACCTGCTGATGTGGTTGCTGACCCAGCTCACGGTCGTCGTCGTACCGGTCGTGATCTCGCTTCTGGTCGCGGCCCTGCTGACACCGCTGGTGCGGCTGCTGCGACGCGCCGGACTTCCCGGAGTGCTGCCCGCGATACTTGCGTTTCTCGCCGGAATCGCCTTTATCGGTGGGCTGATCGCGCTCATCGTCCAGGAGTTCGTCGGCAACTATCAGACCGTCTACACAACGGTCCAACGCGGCGTCAACGAGCTCATCAGCTGGCTGGCGGACGGCCCACTGCACATGGACACGTCGCAGCTCGGCCAGACAATCAACAAGGCTCTGGCGAAACTTCAGGCCAACCCGGACGAAGTCGTTAACGGCACCCTCAACGTCGTGTCGACGACAGGCAGTGCGCTGTCCGGGCTGTTGCTCACGCTCTTCACGACGTACTTCTTCCTCGCCGACGGCGACACGATGTGGCGCTGGGTGTCGAAACTGTTCCCCACCGGCGCGCGCTGGAAGGTCAACCGTGCCGGCCGCCGCGCGTGGGACGTGCTCGTCTCCTACATGAGCGTGACGCTGCTCGTCGCCCTCATCGTCGGTATCGCTACCTGGATCGCCTGCAAGATCGCCGGGGTACCACTGGCCCTGTCCGCCGGCTTGATCGCCTTCATCTTCGCGTTCATCCCAACGCTCGGCGGGTTGATCTCCTCGATCGTGGTCGTCCTCCTCACGCTCGTGTCGACCAACCTGACCACCGCGATCGTGATGGCGCTAGTCATGATCGGCATCCAGACGGTCCAGGGCAACTTCATCTATCCGCTGCTGATGAACCGCCAGCTCAAGATCCATCCGCTGGCCTCGCTGCTGCTGGTCGTACTCGGCGCCGTACTAGGCGGGATCTTCGGCGCCCTAATCGCCGTACCACTCGCCGCCGTGATCAACACCGGCTGGCTGGATCTGCTGCGTGCCAGCCAGGGCCTGCCGCAGAGCACCGAAGCGGTCCAGCTGGGCCTCGACTCCGGCGATGAGGACGGCTCACTGTTCGACCCGACCATCGACGCCCCGGAGTGA